A genomic stretch from Edaphobacter aggregans includes:
- a CDS encoding glycoside hydrolase family 27 protein, producing MRIFTVLSTTVLLCGVAAFGQTKLAATPPMGWNSWNHFAGRVTDADVRSAADMMVSTGMRDAGYVYVNVDDTWQGERDAQGVLHPNKRFPDMKALGDYIHSKGLKFGIYSSPGAKTCGKYAGSLDHEAQDAKMYADWGVDFLKYDLCSFEDNMKKVQAEHPDDPEAANKLMIAAYRKMGDALKATGRPILYSLCQYGVAQPWTWGPGLGANMWRTTDDIDDTYGRMIAIGFSQAGLAKYAGPGHWNDPDMLEVGNGGMTTDEYKTHMSLWVILAAPLLAGNDLSKMSEVDKNILMNKDAIAIDQDVLGRQGDRLFQSGDLDVWTKPLSGGRVAVGMFNRSWSNREVTVDLAQIGFKDGANVRDVWKGKDLGRRTGVVRDWLPKHGATLLIVGK from the coding sequence ATGCGGATCTTTACTGTGCTTTCGACGACTGTTTTGTTGTGTGGCGTTGCGGCTTTTGGCCAGACGAAGCTTGCGGCTACGCCACCGATGGGCTGGAACAGCTGGAATCACTTTGCCGGGCGTGTGACGGATGCCGATGTTCGCTCGGCTGCGGACATGATGGTCAGCACCGGTATGCGCGATGCGGGCTACGTCTACGTGAATGTCGACGACACTTGGCAGGGCGAGCGGGATGCTCAGGGAGTGCTGCATCCGAATAAGCGCTTTCCGGATATGAAGGCACTGGGAGACTACATCCATTCGAAGGGGTTGAAGTTTGGGATTTATTCGTCGCCGGGGGCGAAGACGTGCGGTAAGTATGCCGGGAGTCTGGACCATGAGGCGCAGGACGCGAAGATGTATGCGGACTGGGGAGTGGATTTTTTGAAGTACGATCTGTGCTCGTTTGAAGACAACATGAAGAAGGTGCAGGCGGAGCATCCGGATGATCCTGAGGCTGCGAATAAGCTGATGATTGCGGCTTATCGGAAGATGGGCGATGCATTGAAGGCTACAGGAAGGCCAATACTTTATAGCTTGTGCCAGTACGGGGTTGCGCAGCCGTGGACATGGGGGCCGGGGCTGGGCGCGAATATGTGGCGGACGACGGATGATATCGACGATACGTATGGGCGGATGATCGCCATTGGGTTCAGCCAGGCTGGGCTTGCGAAGTATGCGGGGCCGGGACATTGGAACGATCCGGACATGCTTGAGGTGGGTAATGGCGGGATGACCACGGACGAATATAAGACGCATATGAGTTTGTGGGTGATTCTGGCTGCTCCGCTGCTGGCTGGGAATGACTTGAGCAAGATGAGCGAGGTGGACAAGAACATCCTGATGAACAAGGACGCGATTGCGATTGATCAGGATGTTCTGGGGAGGCAGGGAGATCGGTTGTTTCAGAGCGGGGATCTGGATGTTTGGACGAAGCCGCTGAGTGGTGGGCGGGTGGCGGTGGGGATGTTCAATCGGAGTTGGAGTAATCGGGAGGTTACGGTGGATCTGGCTCAGATTGGGTTTAAGGATGGAGCGAATGTGCGGGATGTCTGGAAGGGGAAGGATCTTGGACGGCGGACAGGGGTGGTGAGGGATTGGCTTCCTAAGCATGGGGCTACTTTATTGATTGTGGGCAAGTAG
- a CDS encoding aconitate hydratase, whose product MSSAPTTSHPDSFKSKSTLKSGSTTVNLFRLKALEGTDVNLARLPFSLRILLENLLRHEDGRTVTADDIKFLAAWDPKAEPSREIAYMPARVLMQDFTGVPAVVDLAAMRDAMLALGGNPERINPLQPAELVIDHSVQVDEFGTVRAYDMNAALEFQRNRERYAFLKWGQTAFRNFSAVPPGMGICHQVNLEYLARVVFTTQPDAAGNVYAYPDTLVGTDSHTTMINGLGVLGWGVGGIEAEAAMLGQPVSMLVPQVVGFKLTGKLKEGTTATDLVLTVTEALRKLGVVGKFVEFYGPGIAELPLADRATIANMAPEYGATCGIFPVDAETLRYLRLTGRTEEQIALVEAYYKEQGLFHTTDAAEAEYSATIALDLATVEPSVAGPKRPQDRVPLSKAGASFKEQLPALLGPNANSQTVRQLVRWEGEGGHTSATGDVASAIGAPAPVVGAPVVAVATLEAEGGGVATLEAPAVSIKSRFGVDPDPYLGHGSIVIAAITSCTNTSNPYVMIAAGLLAKKAVEKGLKTPPWVKTSLAPGSRVVTDYYVKSGLMPYLDALRFQIVGYGCTTCIGNSGPLPTDVSKSIEDHGLVAVSVLSGNRNFEGRISPEVRANYLMSPPLVVAYALAGHIGHNFDTEPLGKGKDGKPVFLKDIWPTQQEVSETVGSSIDSDMFRHEYSTVSLGDQNWQNLKFPAGNTYGWEADSTYIRKAPYFDGMKAQPEPVEDIHGARVLAVLGDSVTTDHISPAGSIKLNGPAGKYLTDHGVKPADFNSYGSRRGNHEVMVRGTFANVRLRNRLAPGTEGGVTRLLPDDKPMSIYDASVEYAKRGTPLAILAGKEYGSGSSRDWAAKGPRLLGIRFVIAESYERIHRSNLVGMGILPLQFLPGQNVESLHLTGEEVFALGETPGQLKAMLDSKFANGKTLTVFAESDKGKTTEFSVTVRIDTPQEILYYQNGGILQYVLRQLAAKG is encoded by the coding sequence ATGTCGAGCGCCCCGACTACTTCGCATCCCGATTCGTTCAAGAGCAAATCCACACTGAAATCCGGTTCAACGACCGTCAATCTTTTTCGCCTGAAGGCGCTGGAAGGTACCGACGTGAACCTTGCGCGGCTTCCCTTCTCGCTGCGCATACTGCTGGAGAATCTGCTGCGTCATGAAGACGGCCGCACGGTGACTGCCGATGATATTAAGTTTCTTGCGGCGTGGGATCCGAAGGCTGAGCCCTCGCGTGAGATTGCTTACATGCCGGCGCGTGTTTTGATGCAGGACTTCACTGGTGTTCCTGCTGTCGTTGACCTTGCGGCGATGCGCGATGCGATGCTTGCGCTGGGCGGTAATCCGGAGAGGATCAATCCGCTGCAGCCTGCCGAGCTGGTGATCGACCACTCGGTGCAGGTGGATGAGTTTGGGACGGTGCGGGCGTATGACATGAATGCCGCGCTGGAGTTTCAGCGAAACCGCGAGCGGTATGCGTTTTTGAAGTGGGGGCAGACGGCTTTCCGGAATTTTTCGGCGGTGCCGCCGGGAATGGGGATCTGCCATCAGGTGAATCTTGAGTATCTGGCGCGGGTGGTGTTTACGACGCAGCCGGATGCGGCGGGCAATGTTTATGCGTATCCCGATACGTTGGTGGGGACGGACTCGCATACGACGATGATCAATGGATTAGGGGTGTTGGGCTGGGGTGTTGGTGGGATTGAAGCCGAGGCGGCGATGCTGGGGCAGCCGGTTTCGATGCTCGTGCCACAGGTGGTGGGCTTCAAACTGACGGGCAAGTTGAAGGAAGGGACGACCGCTACGGACCTGGTGCTGACGGTGACAGAAGCGCTCAGGAAGCTGGGTGTTGTTGGTAAGTTTGTGGAGTTTTATGGTCCGGGGATCGCGGAGCTTCCGCTGGCCGACCGGGCGACGATTGCAAATATGGCTCCCGAGTATGGGGCGACGTGCGGGATCTTCCCGGTGGATGCAGAGACGTTGCGGTATCTGCGGCTGACTGGCCGGACGGAAGAGCAGATTGCGCTGGTCGAGGCGTACTACAAGGAGCAAGGGCTGTTCCATACGACGGATGCTGCTGAGGCGGAGTATTCGGCGACGATTGCACTGGATCTGGCGACGGTGGAGCCGAGCGTGGCTGGACCGAAGAGGCCGCAGGATCGGGTTCCGCTGTCAAAGGCTGGCGCGAGCTTCAAGGAGCAGTTGCCTGCTCTGCTGGGGCCGAATGCGAATAGCCAGACGGTGCGGCAGCTGGTGCGCTGGGAGGGTGAGGGTGGTCATACTTCGGCTACGGGTGATGTCGCGAGTGCCATAGGGGCTCCGGCGCCAGTTGTGGGCGCGCCAGTGGTTGCGGTTGCTACGCTCGAGGCTGAGGGTGGCGGCGTGGCTACGCTGGAGGCTCCTGCGGTGTCGATCAAGAGCCGGTTTGGGGTCGATCCTGATCCTTACCTGGGGCATGGGTCCATTGTGATTGCGGCGATTACTTCGTGCACGAATACTTCGAATCCTTATGTGATGATCGCGGCAGGATTGCTGGCGAAGAAGGCTGTGGAGAAAGGGCTTAAGACGCCGCCGTGGGTGAAGACTTCGCTGGCGCCGGGCTCGCGTGTGGTGACGGATTATTACGTGAAGTCGGGATTGATGCCTTATCTGGATGCTCTGCGGTTTCAGATTGTGGGGTATGGATGCACGACTTGTATCGGCAACTCGGGGCCACTGCCTACGGATGTTTCGAAGTCGATTGAGGACCATGGGCTAGTCGCGGTTTCGGTGTTGTCGGGGAACAGGAACTTTGAGGGAAGGATTTCGCCGGAGGTACGGGCGAATTATCTGATGAGTCCTCCGCTGGTGGTGGCTTATGCGCTGGCGGGGCATATCGGGCATAACTTCGATACGGAGCCGCTGGGTAAGGGCAAGGATGGGAAGCCAGTGTTCCTAAAGGACATCTGGCCGACCCAGCAGGAGGTTTCGGAGACGGTGGGTAGCTCGATTGATTCGGATATGTTCCGGCATGAGTACAGCACGGTTTCGCTGGGCGATCAGAACTGGCAGAATCTGAAGTTTCCGGCTGGTAATACGTATGGGTGGGAGGCGGATTCGACGTACATCCGGAAGGCTCCTTATTTCGATGGCATGAAGGCTCAGCCGGAGCCGGTGGAGGATATCCATGGGGCCCGGGTGCTGGCGGTGCTGGGTGATTCGGTGACTACAGACCATATTTCGCCGGCGGGGTCGATCAAGCTGAATGGGCCGGCGGGGAAGTATCTGACCGACCATGGGGTGAAGCCTGCGGACTTCAACAGCTATGGATCGCGGCGCGGCAACCATGAGGTGATGGTGCGCGGGACGTTTGCCAATGTGCGGTTGCGGAACAGGCTGGCTCCGGGGACCGAGGGCGGTGTGACTCGGCTGCTGCCGGACGATAAGCCGATGTCGATCTATGACGCTTCGGTGGAGTATGCGAAGCGAGGGACGCCGCTGGCGATTCTGGCGGGCAAGGAGTATGGGTCGGGCTCGTCGCGTGACTGGGCTGCGAAGGGACCGAGGTTGCTTGGGATTCGGTTCGTGATTGCAGAGAGCTATGAGCGGATTCACCGGTCGAACCTGGTTGGTATGGGCATTCTGCCGTTGCAGTTTTTGCCGGGGCAGAATGTAGAGTCGCTGCATTTGACTGGCGAGGAGGTGTTCGCTCTGGGAGAAACTCCGGGACAGCTGAAGGCGATGCTGGATAGCAAATTTGCCAATGGGAAGACGCTGACGGTGTTTGCAGAGTCCGACAAGGGCAAGACGACAGAGTTCTCCGTGACGGTAAGGATCGATACGCCGCAGGAGATTCTGTACTACCAGAATGGCGGGATCTTGCAGTATGTTCTGCGGCAGTTGGCGGCCAAGGGTTAG
- a CDS encoding MBL fold metallo-hydrolase codes for MNTLRTVSRRRFLTATAVTATAAYITPRSLFAQTQQPEMVIKGRETAVKAKITTQKLRGDVSVLLGSGGNIAVLAAKEGKLLVDAGISTSRPQITEALAAINADPIRILINTHWHWDHTDGNEWVHSVGATIWAHENTRYRMSSPQHIDLFNATFPAAPVGALPTILFNPSRTISDSISTLELSHYDPAHTDTDISVHFLEADILHTGDTWFNGAYPFIDYSTGGNIDGMIAATKRNLATGTNSTTVIPGHGPVGNKQQLSDTLDMLSAIRDKVADLKKQGKSIDEVIAAKPTAQFDGKFSKGFVTPEMFTRLVYQGV; via the coding sequence ATGAACACTTTGCGAACCGTTAGCCGCCGCCGTTTCCTTACCGCCACTGCCGTCACGGCCACTGCCGCATACATCACTCCCCGTAGTCTCTTCGCCCAGACCCAGCAACCCGAGATGGTCATCAAGGGCCGCGAGACCGCCGTCAAGGCCAAGATCACCACCCAGAAGCTCCGCGGCGACGTCAGCGTCCTCCTCGGCTCCGGAGGCAACATCGCCGTCCTCGCCGCCAAAGAAGGCAAGCTCCTCGTCGACGCAGGCATCTCGACCTCCCGCCCTCAAATCACCGAAGCCCTCGCCGCCATCAACGCCGACCCCATCCGCATCCTCATCAACACCCACTGGCACTGGGACCACACCGACGGCAACGAGTGGGTCCACTCCGTCGGCGCCACCATCTGGGCCCACGAAAACACCCGCTACCGCATGTCATCCCCGCAACACATCGACTTATTCAACGCCACCTTCCCGGCCGCGCCCGTCGGAGCCCTTCCCACCATCCTCTTCAACCCGTCCCGCACCATCAGCGACAGCATAAGCACCCTCGAGCTCTCCCACTACGATCCCGCCCACACCGACACCGACATCTCCGTCCACTTCCTCGAAGCCGACATCCTCCACACCGGCGACACCTGGTTCAACGGCGCCTACCCCTTCATCGACTACTCCACCGGTGGCAACATCGACGGCATGATCGCCGCCACCAAGCGCAACCTCGCCACCGGAACCAACTCGACCACCGTCATCCCCGGCCACGGTCCTGTCGGCAATAAGCAACAGCTCTCCGACACCCTCGACATGCTCTCCGCCATCCGCGACAAAGTCGCCGACCTCAAAAAACAGGGCAAATCTATCGACGAAGTCATAGCAGCCAAGCCCACCGCTCAGTTCGACGGCAAATTCTCCAAAGGCTTCGTCACTCCCGAAATGTTCACCCGCCTCGTCTATCAAGGCGTCTAG
- a CDS encoding DUF1036 domain-containing protein yields the protein MFRIANGTQTTIWAMFEWRRPNCPDGGDWEKKGWWMIPPGQSKVVYGGDLVPLQACSYYYAHGANGAQWAGPITEFVPSTAFDWCANTSSTDARRVGMREICTGNFNNYTLTLTP from the coding sequence ATGTTCAGAATTGCTAATGGGACTCAAACGACGATCTGGGCCATGTTCGAGTGGCGTCGGCCCAATTGCCCGGATGGCGGAGACTGGGAGAAAAAAGGTTGGTGGATGATTCCGCCGGGACAATCCAAAGTTGTGTACGGGGGCGATCTCGTCCCGCTACAAGCTTGTTCTTACTATTATGCCCATGGGGCGAATGGCGCTCAGTGGGCAGGCCCTATCACGGAGTTCGTGCCTTCGACTGCTTTCGATTGGTGTGCGAATACGAGCTCCACGGATGCGAGACGTGTCGGTATGCGGGAGATCTGCACCGGGAACTTCAACAACTACACGCTAACCTTAACGCCCTGA
- a CDS encoding molybdopterin-dependent oxidoreductase has protein sequence MSEQLAGTRVVHAVCSHDCPDSCGVLVTVDELSGRAVKMQGDPSHPVTRGFLCGKVAKYLDRVYSPDRLLYPMRRKAGVPKGPAGYGAVKGREAEAFERITWDEALDEIAARLKKIAEEFGPESILPYSYAGTIGQLGYGSMDRRFFHRLGASQLARTICAEAGGTALKNVYGIKLGTRPEDFVHAGLVIAWGANIHGNNVHLWPFIEEARRSGARLVVIDPYKTRTAALADEHLAINPGTDTALALGLMHVILSMGLEDREYIAQCTTGFEELKVHAMKPENSPEKVAAITGISAQTIVTLARAYATAGRNGSRPAAIRLNYGIQRSENGGTAARAVCMLPLLTGAWKYVGGGLQLSTSGSFPFNSDALQMPELMLKSPLGRVARTVNMSQLGQALTMGDAGVGGPPVKAMFVYNSNPAAVAPNQNDVLEGMRRDDMFMVVHEQFFTDTADYADVLLPAPTFLETKDVQGAYGHLFAQVSNRAIEPLGEARNNVRVFGELGRRMGFAEECFDDREDELIDQALTTDHPWFAGMTRARLEQEGHVPLQLPVNKDGVTLPFSTAEWFRTPSGRGELTPVPVFVAPTESRGGADAAKFPLELLARKADNYMNSTFANLAGHQRMELRTAGVLEMHTTDATARGITAGDEVEVFNGRGKIALRALVNGHVGAGVVAARLDWNKLSRDGANVNVLTSERLTDIGGGATFYSTLVEVRKASLAE, from the coding sequence ATGAGCGAGCAATTGGCCGGGACGAGGGTTGTGCATGCGGTGTGCTCGCATGACTGCCCGGACTCGTGCGGTGTGCTGGTGACGGTCGATGAGTTGAGCGGGCGCGCGGTGAAGATGCAGGGGGATCCTTCGCATCCGGTGACGCGTGGATTTTTGTGTGGGAAGGTGGCGAAGTATCTGGATCGGGTTTATTCGCCGGATCGGCTGCTGTATCCGATGCGGCGGAAGGCTGGTGTGCCGAAGGGGCCAGCCGGTTACGGTGCGGTTAAGGGTCGCGAGGCTGAGGCTTTTGAGCGGATTACGTGGGACGAGGCTCTGGATGAGATTGCGGCTCGGCTGAAGAAGATTGCGGAGGAGTTTGGGCCGGAGAGCATTCTTCCGTACAGCTACGCCGGGACGATTGGACAGCTGGGGTATGGGTCGATGGACCGGCGGTTCTTCCATCGGCTGGGGGCTTCGCAGTTGGCACGGACGATCTGCGCGGAGGCGGGTGGGACGGCACTAAAGAATGTGTATGGGATCAAACTGGGGACGCGGCCCGAGGATTTTGTTCATGCGGGGCTTGTGATTGCGTGGGGCGCGAATATCCACGGGAACAATGTGCATCTGTGGCCATTTATCGAGGAAGCTCGGCGGAGTGGCGCGCGGCTGGTGGTGATTGATCCGTACAAGACGCGGACGGCTGCGCTGGCGGATGAGCATCTGGCGATCAATCCGGGGACGGATACGGCACTGGCGCTTGGGTTGATGCATGTGATTCTGAGCATGGGGCTGGAGGATCGCGAGTACATTGCTCAGTGCACGACGGGGTTTGAGGAGCTGAAGGTTCATGCGATGAAGCCGGAGAACTCGCCGGAGAAGGTAGCGGCGATTACTGGGATTTCGGCGCAGACGATTGTGACGCTGGCGCGGGCTTATGCGACGGCGGGACGGAATGGAAGTAGACCGGCGGCGATTCGGCTGAACTATGGGATTCAGCGGAGTGAGAATGGCGGGACGGCGGCTCGTGCGGTGTGCATGCTGCCGCTACTGACGGGGGCTTGGAAGTACGTTGGTGGTGGGTTGCAGCTTTCTACTTCTGGGTCGTTTCCGTTTAATTCGGATGCGCTGCAGATGCCGGAGTTGATGTTGAAGAGTCCGTTGGGGCGTGTTGCTCGGACGGTGAATATGAGCCAGTTGGGGCAGGCTTTAACGATGGGCGATGCTGGGGTTGGTGGGCCTCCGGTGAAGGCGATGTTTGTCTACAACTCGAATCCGGCGGCGGTGGCTCCAAACCAGAACGATGTGCTGGAGGGGATGCGGCGCGACGACATGTTCATGGTGGTGCATGAGCAGTTCTTTACGGATACGGCGGACTATGCGGATGTGCTGCTGCCTGCACCTACTTTTTTGGAGACTAAGGATGTGCAGGGGGCGTATGGGCATCTGTTCGCGCAGGTTTCGAACAGGGCGATTGAGCCGCTGGGTGAGGCTCGGAACAATGTGCGGGTGTTCGGTGAGCTGGGACGGCGGATGGGGTTTGCGGAGGAGTGCTTTGACGATCGCGAGGATGAGCTGATCGATCAGGCTCTGACGACCGATCATCCATGGTTTGCGGGGATGACTCGGGCGAGGTTGGAGCAGGAGGGTCACGTTCCACTTCAGTTGCCGGTGAATAAGGATGGGGTGACGCTTCCCTTTTCAACGGCGGAGTGGTTCAGGACGCCTAGCGGTCGAGGTGAACTGACGCCTGTGCCGGTGTTTGTTGCGCCTACGGAGTCACGAGGTGGGGCGGATGCAGCGAAGTTTCCGCTGGAGCTGCTGGCACGGAAGGCGGACAACTATATGAACTCGACGTTTGCGAATTTGGCAGGGCATCAGCGGATGGAGTTGCGGACGGCGGGCGTGCTGGAGATGCATACGACGGATGCGACCGCTCGCGGGATCACCGCGGGGGATGAGGTCGAGGTGTTCAACGGGCGCGGGAAGATTGCTCTTCGGGCGCTGGTGAATGGGCATGTGGGGGCCGGGGTGGTGGCGGCTCGGCTAGATTGGAATAAGCTCTCGCGGGATGGGGCGAACGTGAATGTGCTGACGAGTGAGCGGCTGACGGATATTGGCGGCGGGGCTACGTTCTACTCGACGCTGGTCGAGGTGCGGAAGGCTTCGTTGGCGGAGTGA
- a CDS encoding MFS transporter, with product MTGEPRQPVDTRTLALVAFSATGGAFIEYYDFIIYGYAAASAFPAIFFPRLPPTQALLFSFLAFGAGFPARLLGAFLFGHFGDRIGRKFTFVVNLIIVGAATCLTGLLPGYAKLGIAAPILLVVLRILQGVGIGGEFGGASSLIGEFAAQRRRRAFWMSLATLGVPLGSIGAAVVLLIMSKTFATTGWRVAMLLSVVMVIPALLARYKLADSPLFEQLKQTGKLDALPSFGVLKHHTRPVILLALVYAFQNMGAYVAGTYLISFMRFAGISLATTATILLIGRFGSLLGILASGPTADFCKRRVTAYIGIGLTTLLSYPLTLAVLSKRITLVTLLEILVNFINLGILLGLAPILTNESFPTKFRYSGAGISFNFAGILGGMIAPSLLTGLIGKDVFHKWYYIPIVYGIYAVVAMIALRFIQETRDLKLEDLDRAEPALRTVRT from the coding sequence ATGACGGGGGAGCCCAGACAGCCAGTAGACACACGCACCTTAGCACTGGTCGCCTTCTCGGCGACGGGGGGTGCGTTCATCGAATATTACGATTTCATTATCTACGGATATGCAGCCGCCAGCGCGTTTCCGGCGATATTCTTTCCCAGATTGCCGCCTACCCAGGCACTCCTGTTCTCTTTCCTGGCTTTCGGTGCGGGGTTCCCAGCACGCTTATTGGGGGCCTTCCTATTCGGTCACTTCGGCGATCGCATCGGACGCAAGTTCACATTCGTGGTCAACCTCATCATTGTGGGAGCCGCCACTTGCTTAACCGGACTCTTGCCCGGCTATGCGAAGTTAGGAATCGCCGCCCCAATCCTTCTTGTAGTGCTGCGAATCCTGCAAGGAGTTGGAATAGGGGGGGAGTTTGGAGGCGCTTCTTCTTTGATTGGCGAATTTGCTGCGCAGCGACGCCGAAGGGCGTTCTGGATGTCGCTGGCGACCCTGGGCGTCCCTTTGGGCAGTATTGGTGCCGCCGTTGTCCTGCTGATCATGAGCAAGACGTTCGCAACCACCGGTTGGCGGGTGGCAATGCTCCTCTCTGTCGTGATGGTGATTCCGGCACTGCTGGCACGCTATAAGCTAGCCGACAGCCCCCTGTTCGAGCAGCTCAAACAAACAGGCAAGCTCGATGCGCTGCCGAGCTTCGGTGTTCTGAAGCACCACACTCGTCCCGTGATTCTCCTCGCCCTGGTTTACGCCTTCCAAAACATGGGCGCATATGTAGCAGGAACCTACCTTATCTCATTCATGCGCTTTGCCGGTATCTCTTTGGCAACTACTGCCACGATCCTCTTAATTGGCAGGTTCGGAAGTCTTCTAGGCATACTTGCCAGCGGGCCCACTGCCGACTTCTGCAAGCGAAGAGTCACCGCATACATCGGGATCGGGCTAACAACGCTGCTCTCCTATCCTCTTACATTGGCCGTTCTGAGCAAGCGCATTACGCTGGTGACCCTCTTGGAGATCCTTGTTAATTTCATCAATCTTGGAATATTACTGGGGCTTGCGCCGATCCTGACCAATGAGAGCTTTCCGACAAAATTCAGATACTCTGGAGCCGGAATCTCCTTCAACTTCGCGGGCATTCTGGGCGGCATGATCGCGCCGTCGCTGCTGACGGGACTCATCGGGAAGGATGTCTTTCATAAGTGGTACTACATCCCGATCGTCTATGGCATTTACGCTGTCGTTGCCATGATTGCACTGCGATTCATCCAGGAGACCCGCGACCTGAAGTTAGAGGATCTCGACCGGGCCGAGCCTGCTTTGCGCACAGTGCGAACATGA
- a CDS encoding methyltransferase family protein, which yields MIWIYRLFFPAVWIAFLAYWRIKASNTKKTQRLESASSGILRLLIILIAIILLTTNWIPLPWLYRPVWRAGFWPFWLGAAVTVGGLLFAVWAREHLGRNWSSQVTIKQDHELITTGPYAVVRHPIYTGILTGFLGLAIALSDVRGFVVFILFFVMFWAKLSKEEQWMRSQFGETYAKYVHRTAALVPYLF from the coding sequence ATGATCTGGATCTACAGACTTTTCTTTCCTGCCGTCTGGATTGCCTTCTTAGCCTACTGGCGGATCAAGGCCTCCAATACGAAGAAGACCCAGCGCCTGGAATCGGCCTCCTCCGGCATTCTGCGTCTCCTAATCATCCTCATCGCGATCATCCTCCTCACGACAAACTGGATCCCTCTGCCCTGGCTTTACCGACCTGTCTGGCGCGCTGGATTCTGGCCCTTCTGGCTAGGAGCCGCAGTCACCGTCGGCGGTCTTCTCTTCGCCGTCTGGGCGCGTGAGCACCTTGGCCGCAACTGGAGTAGCCAGGTCACTATTAAGCAGGATCACGAGCTGATCACCACGGGTCCATACGCCGTCGTGCGCCACCCTATCTACACTGGCATACTGACTGGATTTCTCGGTCTCGCGATCGCCCTCTCGGATGTGCGCGGATTCGTTGTTTTCATCCTCTTCTTCGTCATGTTCTGGGCCAAGCTCAGCAAGGAAGAGCAGTGGATGCGCTCTCAGTTTGGAGAGACGTATGCCAAGTATGTTCATCGGACCGCCGCCCTGGTGCCTTACCTCTTCTGA
- a CDS encoding YybH family protein, producing MRFRPAVLALVLLLPFATTCRSFAQDDQLKPVPKEQLDVIKVLLAQEAAWNNGDLETFTQSYKNSPDILFVTTNMVNRGFEGMLEAYRRNYPNRAAMGNLSFSELEAHPLDEKFAVVLGKYHLDRSKKDGGNAEGRFSLVLEKTDKGWKIIVDHTTG from the coding sequence GTGCGCTTCCGCCCCGCCGTCCTCGCCCTCGTTCTGCTGCTTCCCTTTGCCACCACCTGCCGCTCGTTCGCACAGGATGACCAGCTCAAGCCCGTCCCCAAGGAGCAACTCGACGTCATCAAGGTCCTCCTCGCCCAGGAGGCCGCCTGGAACAATGGCGATCTCGAAACCTTCACCCAGTCCTACAAAAACTCCCCCGATATCCTCTTCGTCACCACCAACATGGTCAACCGCGGATTCGAAGGCATGCTCGAAGCCTACCGCCGCAACTATCCCAACAGAGCCGCCATGGGCAACCTCAGCTTCTCCGAGCTCGAGGCCCACCCCCTCGACGAAAAATTCGCCGTAGTCCTAGGTAAATACCACCTCGACCGCAGCAAAAAAGACGGCGGCAACGCCGAAGGCCGCTTCTCCCTGGTCCTCGAAAAAACCGACAAAGGCTGGAAGATCATAGTCGACCACACGACCGGCTAG
- a CDS encoding TMEM175 family protein, which produces MPEKLFPTTRLEAFSDGVLAVIITIMVLELKVPEQNGPAGLLKIAPILFIYFLSFTFIGIYWINHHHLIHRTEQADHRVLYSNLAFLFSASLLPFFTAYVIEKHADSFSVALYAASMIVTGITFLLLRLAVGRLLKQTGGLQPEDIATERKHYASLALYLIAIPLAHFHPYLALTAITLVTVVWIVPTAATPACPEDSTSYR; this is translated from the coding sequence ATGCCCGAAAAGCTCTTCCCCACCACGCGCCTCGAAGCCTTCTCCGACGGAGTCCTCGCCGTCATCATCACCATCATGGTCCTCGAGCTCAAAGTCCCCGAACAAAATGGGCCCGCCGGTCTCCTCAAAATCGCCCCCATTCTCTTCATCTACTTCCTCTCCTTCACCTTCATCGGTATCTACTGGATCAACCACCATCACCTCATCCACCGCACCGAGCAGGCCGACCACCGCGTTCTCTACTCCAACCTCGCCTTCCTCTTCTCTGCCTCGCTCCTGCCCTTCTTCACCGCCTACGTCATCGAAAAGCACGCTGACTCTTTCTCGGTCGCACTCTACGCCGCGTCCATGATCGTCACCGGCATCACCTTCCTCCTGCTGCGCCTCGCCGTCGGCCGCCTGCTCAAACAAACCGGAGGACTCCAGCCCGAGGACATCGCCACCGAGCGCAAGCACTACGCCAGCCTCGCTCTCTACCTCATCGCCATTCCGCTCGCACACTTCCACCCTTACCTCGCGCTCACTGCCATCACCCTCGTCACCGTCGTCTGGATCGTCCCCACCGCCGCAACACCTGCCTGTCCCGAAGACTCCACTTCATACCGGTAA